CTTGGCCGATTGCAGGTTGACCGCGGGGGTGTAGTCGTTGTCGTAGAGCTTGACGTTGAGCTGGGCCAGCTCTACCGCTTGTCGGGCCTGCACGACGCTTGGTAGGCGGTTGAAGAGGTCCTTGGACAGGGCCTCGAGGTCGGCCTGTAGGGCTGGGGCGGGGGGCGGAGCGCTGACCGTGACGTTGCCCAGATCGCTCACCCCCAAAAGCGTGGCCAGTTGTGCCGCCAGCACCGGGAGCTGGGCTTGGGCGTTGATGAGGGTTTGCCGCGAGCTGTCCAGGGTGTTCTGGGCCCGGGCGACGTCCAGCTGGGTGGCGTTCCCGGCGGCCTGCCGGGCTTTGGCAACATTCAGGTTGCGTTCGTTCAGGGCCACCTGGGCCTGGAGCAGCTCCACGTTCTGCCGCGCTTCGTAAAGCCCCAGATAGGCATCCACCACGTCCTTCATCACCTGGAGGCGGGTGGCCTCGAGGTTGACCCGGGCCAGCTCGGCGTTCTGCCGGGCTTGGGTTAGCGCCGCGATCAGCGTGCTGGGGTCGGCCTCGAGCGCCTGCAACTGCAGGGTGGCGTTTTGCAGGGTGGCTTGGGCATTTTGGAGCGTGGGGCCATTGCTATAGGCCCGCTGTAGGGCCTGGGGTAGGGTCAGCGTGGTCTGCGCCTGGGCCAGGGTTTGGGGCAAGAGGCCGAGGGCGAGAAGAAAAAGGCCGAGGGCGGAGGATCTTCTGGGCTGCATCATGGGCTTTTCTCCTGGGTTAGGTCTGTGCCGAGGGCGTTTTGTAAGGCCAAAGCGGCGAGCTGAGCCTGAGCGGTGGCGGCTTCGAGGTTGCGGCTGGCTTGCTGCTGGTTAACCTGAGCGGCCTGTAGGTCGAGGGCGGTTCCGGTTCCCGCCTCGAGCCGGGCTTGAGCCGTGCGTAGGTTCTGGTTGGCCGCCTCCAGGGCAGTTTTGGCGGCGGCCACGCTGCTTTTGGCGGTGAGCAGGGCCTGGTATTTCTGCCGTACGTCGAGTTCGGCGGCCCGCCGAGCGGATTCCAGGGCCTGCTGGGCCGCGTCTAGGGCGGTCTGCGCGGAGCGGATCTTGGCCTCG
The genomic region above belongs to Meiothermus sp. Pnk-1 and contains:
- a CDS encoding TolC family protein, which codes for MMQPRRSSALGLFLLALGLLPQTLAQAQTTLTLPQALQRAYSNGPTLQNAQATLQNATLQLQALEADPSTLIAALTQARQNAELARVNLEATRLQVMKDVVDAYLGLYEARQNVELLQAQVALNERNLNVAKARQAAGNATQLDVARAQNTLDSSRQTLINAQAQLPVLAAQLATLLGVSDLGNVTVSAPPPAPALQADLEALSKDLFNRLPSVVQARQAVELAQLNVKLYDNDYTPAVNLQSAKTSLENSQRTLQTAQQNAQTSLTNTYQTALNAYKSIALAQANVANAQKVVDQDQVALKAGTISALQLQTDQVSLKSAQYSLVQAQDAYWKALAAFSVAAGQDFTGLVRAATAQN